In Methanosarcina barkeri MS, a single window of DNA contains:
- a CDS encoding cysteine hydrolase family protein, producing MESKRNGETLKALVIIDMTNDFVYETYEHEGTLYEGKLVAPMAKAIVDKIARLIIKVVKGGTVSVIRIPKDHLNAFMNPELELKAAELGIDEVFMTGLVEEVCIYVNSLGFLERGFRTNIVKGCTAPFDEEKGREAFSELTGCGAKMVDDIPEDIKVILLLEDEHDENSEEIKSGDWPPHNMKGTPGAMTVKTIRDVLEGRYS from the coding sequence GTGGAATCAAAAAGGAATGGTGAAACCTTGAAAGCCCTGGTTATTATAGATATGACTAACGATTTCGTATATGAAACCTACGAACATGAAGGAACATTATATGAGGGAAAACTTGTAGCCCCTATGGCAAAGGCAATTGTTGACAAAATAGCCAGGCTGATAATAAAGGTGGTAAAAGGGGGAACAGTCAGTGTTATCAGGATTCCGAAAGATCACCTAAACGCCTTTATGAACCCCGAACTCGAACTGAAAGCTGCAGAGCTAGGAATCGATGAAGTATTCATGACAGGCCTGGTTGAGGAAGTCTGCATATACGTTAATAGCCTTGGTTTCCTTGAAAGAGGCTTTCGAACAAATATCGTAAAAGGTTGTACTGCGCCTTTTGATGAAGAAAAAGGGAGAGAAGCTTTTAGCGAACTTACGGGATGCGGAGCAAAAATGGTTGATGATATTCCTGAAGACATAAAGGTTATCCTGCTCCTTGAAGACGAACATGATGAAAATTCCGAAGAAATAAAGTCAGGAGACTGGCCACCTCATAATATGAAAGGAACCCCTGGAGCCATGACCGTAAAGACGATCAGGGATGTGCTTGAGGGAAGGTATAGCTAA
- a CDS encoding DUF3795 domain-containing protein, producing MMICVCGVNCDGCPLLNNECAGCNAIEGKVYWAQHIGADVCPVYKCVKEKGYQNCGDCSQIPCELWVSLKDPSLSEEEHQKSIQDRLLILKGLR from the coding sequence ATGATGATTTGTGTATGTGGAGTAAATTGTGATGGGTGTCCTCTCCTGAATAATGAATGCGCCGGTTGTAATGCAATTGAAGGCAAGGTTTATTGGGCTCAGCATATTGGTGCTGATGTCTGCCCTGTTTACAAATGCGTTAAGGAAAAAGGTTATCAAAATTGCGGCGACTGTTCGCAAATTCCCTGCGAACTTTGGGTTTCTTTAAAGGATCCTTCCTTGAGTGAAGAGGAACATCAAAAATCAATTCAGGACAGACTTCTCATCTTGAAAGGATTAAGGTGA
- a CDS encoding pentapeptide repeat-containing protein, with amino-acid sequence MNIIERKNYRGVDLPGAHLEKNNLIWANFQDANLQEAYLIKANLTQADLQGANLYRADLRGADLRGANFQEANLQEANLQGADLSNSYLLEGIGTNLQGANLQGANLQGANLTRANLKGANLKGAKLQLSNIHLANLQGANLQGANFQGANLHGANLRGADLQAADLYVADLQKSDLQEANLQEANLQEANLQGAKLTNVKNLSFDQLSKVKTLHNAKLDDKNFTLLNEQYITA; translated from the coding sequence ATGAATATTATAGAGAGAAAAAACTATAGAGGAGTTGACCTTCCAGGCGCCCATCTTGAAAAAAATAACCTTATATGGGCTAACTTTCAAGACGCTAACCTTCAGGAAGCTTATCTCATAAAAGCTAACCTTACACAGGCTGATCTTCAAGGAGCTAACCTTTATAGAGCTGACCTTCGCGGGGCTGACCTTCGCGGGGCTAACTTTCAAGAGGCAAACCTCCAGGAGGCTAACCTGCAAGGAGCCGACCTCTCAAATTCGTACCTTTTAGAGGGTATAGGCACTAATCTTCAAGGAGCTAATCTCCAGGGAGCTAATCTCCAGGGAGCTAATCTTACAAGGGCTAACCTTAAGGGAGCTAACCTTAAAGGAGCGAAACTCCAGTTATCCAATATCCATTTGGCTAACTTGCAAGGAGCTAATCTTCAAGGAGCTAACTTTCAGGGAGCTAATCTTCATGGAGCTAACCTTCGTGGGGCTGACCTCCAGGCAGCTGATCTTTATGTAGCTGATCTTCAAAAGTCTGACCTTCAAGAAGCTAACCTTCAAGAAGCTAACCTTCAGGAAGCAAACCTTCAAGGAGCTAAGCTAACTAATGTGAAAAACTTATCATTTGACCAGCTCTCTAAAGTAAAAACCCTTCATAATGCAAAATTAGATGACAAAAATTTTACGCTACTTAATGAGCAATACATTACCGCTTGA
- a CDS encoding PKD domain-containing protein — MANKEKLHSIPLVLMALFFVFFVSNSAVTLAAQEIKLSEDIGVNGETSIYGEKVVWSYWDKIHLYDLKTGNDTIITMPEHYYYVARPAIYDNKIVYCLYNGNENPVRVRLYVYDTLNSTSSLITENLSYCVPDIYGDIIVWAEERNYKTDVYMYNISTHTQTQITTRGSASNPSIYENKIVWVGYGDNGTIIDKNNNSISRDSICIYDLSTKKETMINTIGRAYAPVIYSDRIVWQGSRNSDFTGGRGDVYMYNLSTEKESRISYNGQSSSGSPPAIYGDRIVWQNHHNGNYNIYMYNLSTQKETQITTSGSAMGPDIYGDRIVYRDNRQRLPPGDGYFCDIYVYDLTARPIESQAGFTSNVTSGIAPLTVLFTDTSTGGVPTSWHWDTGDGIYSKHAMNATHTFTNPGVYNVTLTVTNEAGNSTVTKPNYITVTPPQPPVADFYANVTSGKAPLMVYFYGRIIGKATSKGEEPISWYWDFGDGIYSKHTTNAIHTFTKPGIYTVNLTVGNFVGNSTATMPNYIVVIDPKAPDANFSSNIIEGYAPLTVKFNDTSQNATSRVWDFDNNGKTDSTDVNPVYTFTTPGIHTVNLTVRNAYGTTSKTDTIIVLTENEIRITTSELASNPDIYGNRIVWQDLRNGNYDIYMYDLSTSRETRITANESNQTYPSLYCDRIVWQDDRNGQYNIYMYNISTSKKTQISTSGRAQRPKIYGDRIMWMDYRTRNKGIYMYDLSTSKETRIISNGIPLFINMEGNLIVWDDLRYISPDIYMYDLSTSKETQITSNGEATFPNVYGNRIVWKEWHREDVTTDIYMYDLSTSKKTQITTNKSSQYYPAIYGNKIVWQDDRNGNLDVYMYDLSTQKETQITTSGGAQDPDIYGDMIVYKKDSRQRLPVDHVFFSDIYMYDLTARPMEPQAGFISNVTLEQHL; from the coding sequence ATGGCAAATAAGGAAAAGTTACATTCAATACCTTTAGTGTTAATGGCATTATTTTTCGTATTTTTTGTTTCAAACTCAGCTGTAACGTTAGCTGCCCAGGAAATTAAGCTCTCAGAGGATATTGGAGTAAATGGAGAGACTTCTATTTACGGTGAGAAAGTGGTGTGGTCATATTGGGACAAAATTCATCTTTATGACCTAAAAACCGGAAATGATACTATAATTACCATGCCTGAACATTATTATTACGTAGCACGTCCTGCTATTTATGATAATAAAATTGTATACTGTCTTTATAATGGAAATGAGAATCCAGTTAGGGTCAGACTTTACGTGTATGATACACTTAATTCTACAAGTTCACTAATCACAGAGAATTTGTCCTATTGTGTTCCTGATATTTACGGTGATATTATTGTGTGGGCTGAGGAACGCAACTACAAGACTGATGTCTACATGTACAATATTTCCACTCATACACAAACTCAGATAACCACAAGAGGATCTGCAAGTAACCCTTCAATATATGAAAACAAAATAGTGTGGGTGGGTTACGGGGACAATGGAACTATTATAGATAAAAATAACAATTCCATTAGCAGAGATAGTATTTGCATTTATGACCTTTCCACTAAGAAGGAAACTATGATCAATACTATCGGAAGAGCATATGCTCCCGTGATCTACAGTGATAGGATAGTATGGCAGGGTAGTCGCAATTCAGACTTTACTGGTGGAAGAGGGGATGTCTACATGTATAACCTCTCAACTGAGAAAGAAAGCCGGATCTCTTACAACGGACAGTCCTCGTCAGGTTCGCCTCCAGCTATCTATGGTGATAGGATAGTGTGGCAGAACCACCACAACGGAAACTACAATATTTACATGTACAATCTCTCAACTCAAAAGGAGACTCAGATTACCACCAGTGGAAGTGCAATGGGACCTGATATCTACGGAGACAGGATAGTGTATAGAGATAATCGTCAAAGATTGCCCCCTGGCGATGGTTATTTTTGTGATATCTATGTGTATGATCTCACTGCTAGACCCATAGAATCACAAGCTGGGTTTACATCCAATGTGACTTCCGGAATAGCACCTCTAACGGTATTATTCACTGATACCAGCACTGGTGGAGTACCAACTTCCTGGCATTGGGACACTGGCGACGGTATTTACTCAAAACATGCCATGAATGCAACCCATACGTTTACAAACCCAGGGGTGTATAACGTTACTTTAACAGTTACAAATGAAGCCGGCAATAGTACGGTAACGAAACCGAATTATATTACAGTAACTCCTCCACAACCACCAGTGGCAGATTTTTATGCTAATGTAACCTCTGGAAAAGCACCTCTAATGGTGTATTTCTATGGTAGAATTATTGGCAAAGCTACAAGTAAAGGCGAAGAACCTATTTCCTGGTATTGGGATTTTGGCGATGGCATTTATTCAAAACACACCACGAATGCAATCCACACATTTACAAAACCAGGGATTTACACAGTAAATCTTACCGTAGGAAATTTTGTGGGTAATAGTACAGCGACAATGCCAAATTACATAGTTGTTATCGATCCAAAAGCCCCCGATGCAAATTTTAGTAGTAACATTATCGAGGGTTATGCTCCCCTGACGGTAAAGTTTAATGACACTTCTCAAAATGCAACGTCAAGGGTATGGGACTTCGACAATAATGGAAAAACAGACTCAACCGATGTAAATCCTGTTTATACATTTACAACGCCAGGAATCCATACTGTTAACCTGACAGTAAGAAATGCTTATGGCACTACCTCAAAAACTGATACAATAATTGTACTTACAGAAAATGAGATCCGGATTACAACCAGCGAATTAGCATCCAATCCTGATATCTATGGTAACAGAATAGTATGGCAAGACCTTCGCAACGGAAACTACGATATCTACATGTACGATCTCTCCACTTCCAGAGAAACCAGGATCACTGCTAATGAATCAAATCAGACATATCCTTCACTCTACTGTGATAGAATAGTATGGCAAGATGATCGTAATGGACAGTATAATATCTATATGTACAATATATCTACTTCCAAAAAAACTCAAATAAGCACTAGCGGGCGCGCTCAGAGACCTAAAATATATGGTGACAGGATAATGTGGATGGATTATCGAACTAGAAATAAAGGTATTTATATGTACGATCTCTCCACTTCCAAGGAAACTCGAATAATTTCAAACGGAATACCTCTATTTATTAATATGGAAGGTAACTTGATAGTCTGGGATGACCTTCGATACATAAGTCCGGATATTTATATGTACGATCTCTCCACTTCCAAGGAAACTCAAATAACCTCCAACGGAGAAGCAACATTCCCTAACGTCTATGGTAACAGGATAGTGTGGAAAGAGTGGCACAGAGAAGATGTCACCACCGATATCTACATGTACGATTTATCCACTTCCAAGAAGACTCAGATTACTACCAATAAATCAAGTCAATACTATCCTGCTATTTATGGTAATAAGATAGTATGGCAGGATGATCGAAATGGAAACCTGGACGTTTACATGTACGATCTCTCAACTCAGAAGGAGACTCAGATTACCACTAGCGGAGGTGCACAAGATCCTGATATCTATGGAGACATGATTGTATATAAGAAGGATAGTCGTCAAAGATTACCCGTTGATCATGTTTTTTTTAGTGATATCTATATGTATGATCTCACTGCTAGACCCATGGAACCACAAGCTGGATTTATATCCAATGTGACTCTGGAACAACACCTCTAA
- a CDS encoding HEPN domain-containing protein codes for MIDKQDNLSSADREIRESFQNLILEVLSILPKYIQNREDIPIRETLKVVPLHNGYQEKSHKVYDLISVIPNIYSLKTYNHCLQLVSENKQLRPHSCSYFVILSSFIRDYLEGVNPEKVDFDQKKFDYIFEEYIDSLLSKDYESVSICPLIGFESDTESITLDEGLSIRKITPDELNEIWDLISSFDQNSVSFKDKLKSTKYVIEQLSIKTKSSDIHSDYDLISFVILAMRLLKSDKFWANRRSDKLLLPWKKKLSSIHGITNYDNPLLNSYHYFLSKEEITDLRRTYILVKNSDKIISAQKDKSISRSIEWFNRYFYEFNIEHRFIFLMLLMESLCSSEGEKTEILYKLSNRISLIIGRNDEDIISIAKCVKKLYGKRSEIIHGSSLVVEEKYVTKAEEYSRRLLNMFLLFSSNGYTKNDIFNLVNHAIVSKSYREELDRIVRPEENLKKYGLCKESL; via the coding sequence ATGATTGACAAACAAGACAATTTGAGTTCAGCAGATCGCGAAATCCGTGAAAGTTTTCAAAATTTAATACTAGAAGTTTTATCTATTTTACCAAAATATATTCAAAATAGAGAGGACATCCCAATACGTGAGACTCTGAAAGTAGTACCTCTTCATAATGGCTACCAAGAAAAATCACATAAAGTTTATGATCTTATTTCTGTTATTCCTAATATATACTCTTTAAAAACTTATAACCATTGTCTTCAACTTGTTTCTGAGAATAAACAACTAAGACCACACAGTTGCAGTTACTTTGTTATTTTATCGTCTTTTATCCGAGACTACTTAGAGGGAGTTAATCCAGAAAAAGTCGATTTCGACCAAAAGAAATTCGATTACATTTTTGAAGAATACATAGATTCATTACTTTCAAAGGATTATGAATCCGTTTCTATTTGTCCTCTAATAGGGTTTGAAAGTGACACCGAAAGCATCACACTTGACGAAGGTTTGAGTATTAGAAAAATAACACCTGATGAGCTTAACGAAATATGGGATCTCATCTCATCTTTTGATCAAAACTCAGTTAGTTTCAAAGATAAGTTAAAGAGTACTAAATACGTGATTGAACAGCTTTCGATAAAAACTAAAAGTTCTGATATTCATTCTGACTATGACTTAATTTCATTTGTAATTTTAGCTATGAGGCTCTTAAAAAGTGATAAATTCTGGGCTAATCGTAGATCTGATAAGCTACTATTACCTTGGAAGAAGAAATTGTCTAGTATCCACGGCATCACCAATTATGATAATCCATTGTTAAACTCTTACCATTATTTTCTAAGTAAAGAGGAAATAACTGATTTGAGAAGAACGTATATTCTGGTAAAAAATTCTGATAAAATAATATCTGCGCAAAAGGATAAATCTATTTCAAGATCTATTGAGTGGTTCAACAGATATTTCTATGAATTTAATATCGAACATAGGTTTATTTTCCTTATGTTGTTAATGGAATCTTTATGCTCATCAGAAGGCGAAAAAACTGAAATTCTATATAAATTATCAAACCGAATTTCTTTAATTATCGGAAGAAATGATGAAGATATAATTTCCATTGCTAAATGCGTCAAGAAGCTATATGGTAAGCGAAGTGAAATTATTCACGGTAGTTCCTTGGTAGTAGAAGAAAAGTATGTAACAAAGGCAGAAGAATATTCTCGAAGGTTACTTAATATGTTTCTTCTTTTCTCGTCAAACGGGTACACTAAAAATGATATTTTTAACCTTGTAAACCATGCTATTGTATCAAAAAGTTATAGGGAAGAATTGGATAGAATTGTTAGACCTGAAGAGAATCTGAAGAAATATGGGCTATGTAAAGAAAGCTTGTGA
- a CDS encoding NADH:flavin oxidoreductase — MTEITDELVIRGNHIKNRIVMPPMVTFSFHGDNGSYYGKQHIEHYTKRAKGGAGLIIVQATSVFGAIDSTGMWSAGDISALKQIASNCHEYGATVMMQLHCGNMDINELSTEEIHSMQKNMKRAAIRACEIGFDGVEFNFAHGFTLCKFLDASYNRRTDKYGGDVLYRARVLTQILPEIRNNTPKNFIVSVRMGEHLPESKDGVEAAKAFEKAGIDLLHISFGMQPPTNPVPDGFICSPITYSGCKIKKEVKIPVIAVNEIRNEEQVRFLIENDYVDLVAVGRGMLTDPEFANHVINSEPVNTCLGCERCFWFTDHTSCPAESNK; from the coding sequence ATGACTGAGATAACAGATGAATTAGTGATTCGTGGGAATCACATAAAAAACCGAATTGTGATGCCTCCTATGGTTACTTTTTCCTTTCATGGGGACAATGGCTCTTACTATGGCAAGCAGCACATTGAACATTATACGAAACGTGCAAAAGGCGGTGCCGGCCTTATCATCGTACAGGCGACCAGCGTTTTTGGGGCTATAGATTCAACAGGTATGTGGTCGGCAGGTGATATCTCAGCTTTAAAGCAAATTGCGAGCAACTGCCATGAATATGGTGCAACAGTAATGATGCAGCTTCATTGCGGCAATATGGATATTAACGAATTGTCAACCGAAGAAATTCATTCGATGCAAAAAAATATGAAGCGTGCGGCTATTCGTGCCTGTGAAATAGGGTTTGACGGCGTTGAATTTAATTTTGCACACGGATTTACCTTATGTAAGTTTCTTGATGCCTCTTACAATCGCCGAACTGATAAGTACGGCGGCGACGTTCTATACAGGGCAAGAGTTTTAACACAAATTTTGCCGGAGATTCGAAACAACACTCCTAAAAATTTCATTGTTAGTGTGCGCATGGGTGAGCATCTGCCGGAAAGCAAGGACGGCGTTGAAGCAGCCAAAGCCTTTGAGAAAGCCGGTATTGATTTACTGCACATTTCATTTGGCATGCAGCCCCCAACAAACCCGGTTCCAGACGGTTTCATTTGCAGTCCTATAACCTATAGCGGCTGTAAGATCAAAAAAGAAGTAAAGATTCCCGTTATCGCAGTCAATGAAATCCGCAATGAAGAACAGGTACGGTTCTTAATTGAAAATGATTATGTGGATCTTGTTGCTGTTGGCAGGGGTATGTTAACTGACCCTGAATTTGCGAATCATGTGATAAACAGCGAGCCTGTAAATACGTGTTTGGGATGTGAAAGGTGTTTCTGGTTTACTGATCATACATCGTGTCCGGCAGAAAGTAACAAGTGA
- a CDS encoding response regulator — MARVMIVEDAEFMRIAIRDTLFKHGHEVVAEVADDDEAIEKYMEVKPDLVLMDIIAPDNVPNNMNWKNLLNKFRIIDQEAKMAMFSSLGQQIIITESLKIGAMGFMVNPFEPEILNIIRIIAEPN, encoded by the coding sequence ATGGCACGAGTTATGATCGTAGAAGATGCTGAGTTCATGCGAATAGCGATCCGGGATACACTTTTTAAACATGGGCATGAAGTAGTTGCCGAAGTGGCTGACGACGATGAAGCCATTGAAAAATATATGGAGGTAAAACCAGACCTCGTTTTAATGGACATAATAGCGCCGGATAACGTGCCAAACAATATGAATTGGAAAAATTTGTTAAACAAGTTTCGTATCATAGACCAGGAAGCAAAAATGGCAATGTTTTCCTCTCTCGGACAGCAGATCATCATAACAGAATCTCTAAAAATAGGCGCTATGGGATTTATGGTAAATCCTTTTGAACCCGAGATTTTGAATATAATTAGAATAATTGCCGAGCCAAACTAA
- the thiM gene encoding hydroxyethylthiazole kinase → MNNPLKTIRETKPLIHHITNWVTIYDCANMTRAFGALPVMAHAPEECAEMTGISSALVLNIGTLTSKIIDSMLLSAAAANDKKIPVVLDAVGVGATKFRDEMAAKILGSVRIDIIKGNYSEIAKLAGESAETKGVEATSIKADPVKIAKQFAKLSSSVVVMTGKEDIISNGDKVFIVKNGHELMGSIVGTGCMAASVIGLFAAVNPDYCEASREALCYFGVAGELAASKSNGPGSFKVNLYDEVFNLSDEKVKSMMNFEEH, encoded by the coding sequence ATGAACAACCCATTAAAAACAATAAGAGAAACAAAACCACTCATACATCATATAACGAACTGGGTAACTATATACGACTGTGCAAACATGACAAGAGCTTTTGGTGCGCTGCCTGTAATGGCACATGCCCCTGAAGAATGTGCTGAAATGACAGGGATTTCATCGGCTCTTGTGCTTAACATCGGAACTCTTACTTCCAAAATAATCGACTCCATGCTTCTCTCTGCTGCCGCTGCAAACGATAAGAAAATTCCGGTCGTGCTTGATGCCGTCGGGGTTGGAGCTACAAAATTTAGGGACGAAATGGCTGCAAAAATCCTTGGCTCTGTCCGTATCGATATTATAAAAGGCAATTACTCGGAAATTGCAAAACTGGCAGGTGAAAGCGCTGAAACTAAAGGGGTTGAGGCAACTTCAATTAAGGCGGACCCTGTAAAGATTGCGAAGCAATTTGCAAAATTAAGCTCTTCCGTTGTTGTGATGACAGGAAAAGAAGACATTATAAGTAACGGAGATAAGGTTTTTATCGTTAAGAACGGACATGAACTTATGGGGTCAATTGTCGGAACAGGATGCATGGCTGCATCTGTAATAGGTTTGTTTGCTGCAGTTAACCCGGATTACTGTGAAGCGTCCAGAGAAGCATTGTGTTATTTTGGAGTCGCAGGGGAACTTGCAGCCAGTAAGTCAAACGGGCCAGGAAGTTTCAAGGTTAACCTGTATGATGAAGTGTTCAACCTGTCGGATGAGAAAGTAAAAAGTATGATGAATTTTGAAGAACATTAA
- the thiE gene encoding thiamine phosphate synthase encodes MNQKGFSWKSSLLKEIDFYLVTDSGLSKKGTLSNVKDAVNSGCRIVQYREKDKSTKEMVEEASEIKRICSGRAIFLVNDRIDVALAVDADGVHIGQDDMPVETARKLLGEDKIIGLSVNDREEAILAEKLGADYVGLGPIFDTATKKDAGEGIGSLKIREVKDAIKLPVVAIGGINKDNCESVIQNGADSLVSISAVVCSDDVKRETKYFIDMIRRNKKA; translated from the coding sequence ATGAACCAGAAAGGCTTCAGCTGGAAAAGTTCCCTTTTAAAAGAAATCGATTTCTACCTCGTGACAGATTCCGGACTTTCAAAGAAAGGGACTTTATCCAATGTCAAGGACGCAGTCAATTCAGGCTGCAGGATTGTTCAGTACCGGGAAAAGGATAAAAGCACGAAAGAAATGGTCGAAGAGGCTTCAGAAATTAAGAGAATCTGCAGCGGCAGGGCAATCTTTCTGGTAAACGACAGGATCGATGTTGCTTTAGCAGTTGACGCGGATGGAGTCCATATCGGCCAGGACGATATGCCTGTTGAAACGGCAAGAAAGCTCCTTGGTGAGGATAAGATAATCGGCCTTAGCGTAAATGACAGGGAAGAAGCAATCCTGGCGGAAAAATTAGGGGCTGACTATGTGGGTCTTGGCCCAATATTCGATACTGCTACAAAAAAAGATGCAGGAGAAGGAATTGGTTCACTTAAAATTCGAGAAGTTAAAGATGCAATAAAACTTCCTGTAGTTGCTATTGGTGGAATAAACAAGGATAACTGCGAGAGTGTTATTCAAAACGGAGCTGACAGCCTGGTCTCAATTTCTGCAGTTGTGTGCAGTGATGATGTAAAAAGAGAAACTAAATACTTTATTGATATGATTCGGAGAAACAAAAAAGCATAA
- a CDS encoding DUF2284 domain-containing protein translates to MSSTDIKPEEFDFLVKKALELEAIDAKIIPTYNVFVEKRVVLKCRGCIGYGKKLTCPPHVPTVDEVREILKEYSYAMLVKFRSPAIADEEIAKAPYKTWLDPAEPEETRKKAAKFWKEYFDYSKKTASTMLELEKVAFNEGFKFAVAFVNGSCRLCEKCNVEKGICIHSKWQEFRNTLSGSI, encoded by the coding sequence TTGTCATCAACAGACATAAAACCTGAGGAATTTGACTTTCTTGTGAAAAAAGCTCTGGAACTGGAAGCAATTGACGCAAAGATAATTCCCACTTACAATGTCTTTGTAGAGAAAAGAGTGGTTTTAAAATGTAGGGGCTGTATAGGATACGGAAAAAAGTTGACATGCCCGCCGCATGTTCCGACTGTTGACGAGGTTAGGGAAATCCTTAAAGAATACAGCTACGCAATGCTTGTCAAATTCAGGTCGCCTGCAATCGCAGATGAAGAAATTGCCAAAGCACCATACAAAACCTGGCTTGACCCAGCAGAACCCGAGGAAACAAGGAAAAAAGCCGCAAAGTTCTGGAAAGAATATTTTGACTACAGCAAGAAAACGGCTTCCACAATGCTGGAGCTCGAAAAGGTAGCTTTTAATGAAGGCTTCAAATTCGCAGTCGCATTTGTGAACGGGTCGTGCAGGCTATGTGAGAAATGTAATGTGGAAAAGGGAATCTGTATCCATTCAAAATGGCAAGAATTCCGGAACACGCTGTCGGGATCAATATGA
- a CDS encoding helix-turn-helix transcriptional regulator — translation MPGKVENQYTTLGLSKMNIRLYIICIAAVLALAGPALAANNTATVHGAVYGWDTFKPLENAVVEVNSTPSQSMVAKYGLYSFDLVPGDYNITASYYQNSSVTYTASETIQIKDQGKYVRDLLLLPVYSEELMGDSEVNTLSENHNGTAESSSSNTTNSLTDTSTGRTTSKGNSSSMNLADQNITGYINVNYLPIASLLFLILIAAGYRVSRKDKKIEKNQPFRGHQISGTGAVEKSHSTGDFFKPKVPELSVEVHDKRAEVPHESLEPELKWDSQVQDFQVQESQMQDSQVKPLETTSSTESIADPVKEPMREPVPESLQEHKELIPEEKMQKESADIKVDSKENEKELVESELQKEKQGILSDEADDKPTESPETETTASKKKLPLPADLQEVMDIIRGQGGRITQKDLRSKLKYSEGKVSLMLADLERRELIEKFKRGRGNVVILRDEER, via the coding sequence ATGCCTGGAAAAGTCGAAAATCAATATACAACTCTGGGTCTATCGAAAATGAATATAAGGCTCTATATTATTTGTATCGCTGCCGTACTTGCTTTAGCAGGGCCTGCCTTAGCAGCAAACAATACGGCTACAGTCCACGGGGCGGTATATGGCTGGGATACCTTCAAGCCTCTGGAAAATGCTGTGGTTGAGGTAAATTCGACTCCCTCACAGTCAATGGTAGCAAAATACGGCCTGTATTCTTTTGATCTGGTGCCCGGAGATTACAACATTACAGCCAGTTACTATCAGAACAGTAGCGTTACATATACAGCTAGCGAGACTATTCAAATTAAGGATCAAGGAAAATATGTACGTGATCTCCTGCTCCTTCCTGTTTATTCCGAGGAACTTATGGGTGACTCCGAAGTAAACACACTTTCCGAAAACCATAATGGGACTGCAGAAAGTTCCTCTTCAAATACAACAAATTCGCTAACAGACACATCCACAGGTCGAACGACAAGCAAAGGCAATTCGAGCAGCATGAATCTGGCTGACCAAAACATAACTGGCTATATAAATGTGAATTACCTGCCAATAGCATCCCTTTTATTTCTTATCCTGATTGCAGCGGGCTACCGAGTCTCCAGAAAGGATAAGAAAATAGAGAAAAATCAGCCATTTAGGGGACATCAAATCTCAGGTACAGGAGCAGTCGAAAAAAGTCATTCTACAGGAGATTTTTTCAAACCTAAGGTGCCAGAACTCTCGGTAGAAGTCCATGACAAAAGGGCCGAAGTTCCTCACGAAAGCTTAGAGCCCGAGCTAAAATGGGATTCTCAGGTACAGGATTTTCAAGTACAGGAATCTCAAATGCAGGATTCTCAAGTAAAGCCCCTCGAAACTACATCTTCAACAGAATCAATAGCAGATCCTGTAAAAGAGCCTATGAGAGAGCCGGTACCGGAATCTCTACAGGAGCACAAAGAATTGATTCCGGAAGAGAAAATGCAGAAGGAATCTGCAGATATTAAAGTGGACTCTAAGGAGAATGAAAAAGAACTGGTTGAATCTGAGCTTCAAAAGGAAAAACAGGGAATTTTATCTGACGAAGCGGATGATAAGCCCACAGAGAGTCCTGAAACTGAAACTACTGCTTCCAAGAAGAAGCTCCCGCTCCCCGCGGATCTCCAGGAAGTCATGGATATAATTCGAGGTCAGGGAGGCAGGATTACACAGAAAGACTTGCGTAGTAAGCTGAAATACTCCGAAGGAAAGGTTAGCCTCATGCTTGCGGACCTGGAAAGAAGAGAACTGATTGAGAAGTTCAAGCGGGGACGTGGGAACGTTGTTATCCTGAGAGATGAAGAACGCTGA